A section of the Hemitrygon akajei chromosome 8, sHemAka1.3, whole genome shotgun sequence genome encodes:
- the fignl1 gene encoding fidgetin-like protein 1, with translation MQSHDALHLSEWQKHYFNIISADCTPGQKADAYRGHLMQLQYAWANADISEQCTASIFRRCTEKYAAIIDSDNAEIGLNNYADSALSLSKCQRNEGSRWQSSLTTDNVCKLKCVQEMFKSCNKARDLLISAADVSTVVGKINHKSNSDHHKMETISSIDTESSVSKIFISPAEVPSQNKIGNNFSNTSTTITAFAGMKKVQNPLIANLGNDEMNALGSSSTSTLASYKSIHNSPMLKLSKVTNCSGPLASQKGTVSEQCLTLDNKSPPVTSSTTSKRKSSSLSSSGCNDSYNYMSYGHFQNQSWTNINQKSFDSTTKSMRSDACATDERCMVTFKTAKEQLHVEQLKKCGNPPQRLPLTTATTNNSLKKSLGTVRSRGLFGKFVSPVAKQDNSDENGGMSLPHGNSSLEPSQPVDERLKNLEPKMIQLIMSEIMDHGPPVNWDDIAGLDFAKATIKEIVVWPMLRPDIFTGLRGPPKGILLFGPPGTGKTLIGKCIACQSGATFFSISASSLTSKWVGEGEKMVRAMFAVARCHQPAVIFIDEIDSLLSQRVDGEHDSSRRIKTEFLVQLDGAATSADDRILVVGATNRPQEIDEAARRRLVKRLYIPLPESTARRHIVVNLMSCENCSLSQEELELIIEQSKGFSGADMAQLCREAALGPIRSIHMADISTITREQVRPIKFIDFKNAFVNVRPSVSAKDLELYEEWNKTFGCGR, from the coding sequence ATGCAGTCTCATGATGCACTGCACCTCAGTGAATGGCAGAAGCATTATTTCAATATAATATCCGCTGATTGCACCCCTGGACAGAAGGCAGATGCTTATCGTGGGCATCTAATGCAGCTGCAATATGCATGGGCAAATGCCGACATCTCGGAACAGTGTACTGCTAGCATATTTAGGAGATGTACTGAAAAGTATGCGGCCATTATTGAttcagacaatgcagaaattgggTTGAATAATTATGCTGACAGTGCTCTGAGTTTATCAAAGTGTCAGAGAAATGAAGGTAGCCGGTGGCAGTCGTCTTTGACAACAGACAATGTTTGCAAATTAAAATGTGTTCAAGAGATGTTTAAGTCCTGCAATAAAGCGAGGGATCTGCTAATATCAGCAGCTGATGTTTCAACTGTGGTTGGGAAAATTAATCACAAGTCAAATTCAGACCATCATAAAATGGAAACTATATCTTCCATTGATACAGAGTCTTCGGTATCTAAAATTTTTATTTCACCTGCTGAAGTGCCTTCACAAAATAAAATTGGAAATAATTTTTCAAATACTTCAACCACAATTACTGCCTTTGCAGGAATGAAAAAGGTGCAAAATCCATTGATTGCTAATCTGGGGAATGATGAGATGAATGCTTTAGGTTCCTCAAGCACTTCCACATTAGCCTCTTATAAAAGTATCCACAATAGTCCCATGCTGAAACTAAGCAAAGTGACAAATTGTTCTGGACCTCTGGCAAGTCAGAAAGGCACTGTTTCTGAACAGTGTTTGACTCTTGATAACAAATCGCCCCCTGTAACATCTAGTACTACATCAAAAAGGAAGTCTTCCTCTTTATCTAGCAGTGGATGCAATGATTCATATAATTACATGTCATACGGACATTTTCAAAATCAAAGTTGGACCAATATTAATCAAAAAAGTTTTGACAGCACGACCAAGAGCATGAGAAGTGATGCCTGTGCCACTGATGAGAGATGCATGGTTACTTTTAAAACTGCTAAAGAGCAACTGCATGTTGAACAATTGAAAAAATGTGGCAATCCACCTCAACGGCTGCCTTTAACAACAGCAACAACAAACAATAGCTTAAAGAAATCACTGGGCACGGTCAGGTCTCGTGGTTTGTTTGGCAAATTTGTTTCTCCAGTTGCAAAGCAGGATAACAGTGATGAAAATGGTGGAATGTCTTTGCCTCATGGAAACAGTTCTTTAGAACCTTCCCAACCAGTGGATGAGCGTCTGAAGAACCTTGAGCCAAAGATGATTCAATTAATTATGAGTGAGATCATGGACCATGGCCCCCCAGTGAACTGGGATGATATAGCTGGGTTGGATTTTGCTAAAGCAACAATTAAGGAGATAGTTGTTTGGCCAATGCTTAGACCAGATATCTTTACAGGGCTCCGTGGTCCACCCAAAGGAATCCTTTTATTTGGCCCCCCTGGAACAGGTAAAACTCTAATTGGTAAGTGCATTGCATGTCAGTCAGGAGCTACCTTCTTTAGTATTAGTGCTTCATCACTGACTTCGAAGTGGGTTGGAGAAGGTGAAAAAATGGTCCGTGCGATGTTTGCTGTAGCACGCTGCCACCAGCCTGCAGTTATCTTCATTGATGAGATTGACTCTCTTTTATCGCAACGTGTTGATGGGGAGCATGATTCTTCTCGTAGAATAAAAACTGAGTTTTTAGTGCAGTTGGATGGTGCTGCTACTTCAGCAGATGATCGAATTCTTGTGGTCGGAGCCACAAACCGCCCTCAAGAAATAGATGAGGCAGCTCGTAGACGTTTGGTCAAAAGACTATATATCCCTCTGCCGGAAAGTACAGCAAGGAGGCATATAGTAGTGAACCTGATGTCTTGTGAAAACTGCTCCCTGAGCCAAGAGGAATTGGAGCTAATCATTGAACAATCTAAGGGATTTTCAGGTGCTGACATGGCTCAACTTTGTCGTGAGGCAGCCTTGGGGCCAATTCGTAGCATCCATATGGCAGACATCTCTACTATCACACGAGAACAAGTTCGTCCTATTAAAttcatagattttaaaaatgctttTGTAAATGTTCGGCCCAGTGTCTCTGCAAAAGACCTGGAGCTATATGAAGAATGGAATAAAACTTTTGGTTGTGGTCGATGA